GCCAATCACACTACCAAGATTAAGAAACCATCACaacaataagagaagaagaccaaATATACTTGGAACTTAATCACTAGCTCGATCATCATTCATCCataaaaccgcaaaaatacacTGAGAACATCTTTGTATAAGAAAGCAAaagatcaaataaaaaaactatggCATAACCAAGAATAAAAAACCATCACAACACTAAAAGAAAAAGACCATATACATGGAACTCAATCAATAACAGGAGATGTTTGTGTTGGCTGACTCTGGCTTGGTCTTTCCCCATCTTGAAGAGAAATTATATCCGCCATAGGCCTTTAGTTTCTTTAAAGCGGCTTTGCAGTCTGCCTTACTGAAAATGTCTGAAATTGcccaaaacaaatttttttatttaaggcTTCTTCAAAATGATCTTTTTGATATTACTAACGATGTGTCTAGCACATATTTTATGCTTCACCGCTGGTAGTTCCAATTCCACTGCCTTAAGCAATCCCTGAAACCGAAAAAGATAGATGATTGGTTGGACAGCTGTAATTAACTAGAGTTTTTTAATGTAGTTATATCCAATGAAGCTGTAAGAATTAAAcgagaaaataattaaatgagaaaagaattaaaacaaaaaatattgctaaaacaATATTTGTTTGCTTTAGAAAATATGCCTTCTACaaccattgtttttttttagtttttaaaactaaataaaatatgattgataATTTTTATAGTTGTAGATAGAAATTAAAGATGAAGCATTTGCTATAGCTCAACCAATCACTCCTAACATCTCATGAGGAAATCAATCAAACACAAAGTGTGCATActaaatttatactatctacATTAAGATCGAAACACCCAAAAGCTATATTACCTACAATTCTACCTGTAAGCAACCTAACATTCAATTTCCCTTCCATTAGacctcaattttgtaataaaCTTACCTCTTTCTCAGATGATAGAACTACTTTCGACCTTCAATTTCAATTCAATAGCTTGACTGAAGATGGAATTCGCACCagatttttgaatattttgtacTTCCCAGCATATTTCCGGATCACCCAACACtcttgacatttttttttctccttcttcacgCACAACACTTAGGCTGAGAGCCTCGAGGTCGATTTTGgtgattttttattataaaattttcaaaacacctcgtttttgttttgttaattagtctaatttaaaaaacataaattgcTAATCCACGTCTATATTCCAGGTCATCATTTGCTAGCTGAGAGTTAACGACAATGTATGTATAAACCATTTTTTAATCATTGAGGTatgaatttcaaattaaaatgtaGTTGATGCATGTTTTTGTACTGGAAAAACCCTTCAAGTCCGGATCGAGACCGCATAGAAGAATGGAGATAGGAATTGGCCGAATTCATGTAAGTCTCACTATTAaaagtaatctatattattaaaagagaattaaccatttgaaaatgtttttacttcgttaattaaactccctatttttttgcttgtcattttcagttgcatttatgaaatatcttaaaatgaataaaactacctaatttattacttatattttcagttaaattaataaaatatgtttaaatgaatttaaacttcctattttattgtttgtctttttcagttaccttaatgaaataaccttaaataaatttggacgtAATGTaatttaataaaccaaaaaaactcatgagttatccttacgtgcataattttaatactccctccgttcggATATAAGTGACGTTTTACAATATTGCACACCAATTAAGAAAGCTAATGTAATATCTATTTTAACCTTATTCATTAGTGtttaatgtttaatttatttcatatcaTTATTACTAAAGACCATTATTCAGTCAAAAGGATGTTGATTCCAATTTTTCTTAGTCGTGACATAACAGTTTCACATACAAAATCCTTAAatgcttaattaatttttttagtcaAATACGTATATGTGGTGTTGAATTGAAAATGAAGAAATGCAAGAACAAAGAAGATTTCAGTGTTAAAATTCtccaaaaaaatttaagcaTGGAGCCAAAACAAAAGTTTTTAAACTGATAATGGagccaaaccaaaaaaattgcTTATGCTATATATTTACAGAAACAATCGACTGAATCACAATCACTCATGGATTCTAACTTTGATTTGAATCTTCCATATATAGCCaatgaaaatgagtttttatttgatctaaatcAAACACCAACAGATGAAGAAGTAGATACACTCgataacgaagaagaagaagaagatgatgatgatgatgatgatgatgatgatgatgatgcactCGTTAACAGTCACGTCTATGCAAGCGATCTTTTTACTGAAACAGATCAAGGTATGAGTTTATGTTGATTTGTTCTAAAAATTACGTATAGTCATGTTTACGACAATTACAAGTATACAAGTCAATAAAAGTTGctggttttgtttgtttctgaTGCGTTTTCTAAAATAGATTATGTTtgcttttttaaataaaaattgtatacaaTCAAATTATCGAATTGTGGTTTGTTTCTAATAGAATTTCCACGAATAAACTTATGTGTATATGTGTTGTTAGtatatttcagattttcagttttaataaattattttaattgtcaATATGCAGAGATATATAATGACATAGAGATTCCAAGTGGCAAGAAGAAAAATCTCTCGAACACAGAAAGATGGGCAATCTATAATGCTTTGTTGGAGAGAAGCCATGATggaaatctgaaaaaaaatactactcGAGAAGTGTCTGAATTGTTTCTGGTATCTATCCGAACCGTGCAACGGATTTGGCAACAAGCAAAAGAAACTTCAAATGGTGAAGCAGTTAACGTCTGCCACAAAAAATCAGGAAATTGTGGTCGCAAGAAAATTCCTCTCAACTTGAATCAAGTTAAGAGTATTCCATTTCACAAGAGAACATCACTTCGATCGCTCTCAAAGAGTTTGGGTATTGCTACTTCAACGTTGCATAAACGTGTCAAAGAAGGTACGCTTCGTCGTCACACTAATGCTATCAAACCAAGTTTAAAGGATGGGAATATAAGAGATAGGTTGAAGTTTTGTTTCTCCATGCTAGAAAAAGACTCTTTGATTCATGAACCAAAATTCGTCAATATGTACAACATTGTACATATTGACGAAAAATGGTTctacatgacaaaaaaaatggagaagTATTATTTAGTTCCTGATGAAGAGGTACCGCATCGTACATGTCAAAGTAAGAACTACATTGAGAAGGTGATGTTCTTGGCGGCGATGGCTCGACCGAGATTTGACGAGGAAGGAAATGAGACATTTTCTGGCAAAATAGGAGTGTTTCCTTTTGTTACCATGCAACCAGCTAAGAGGCGAAGCAAAAACCGAGACGCTGGAACCGTAGAGCTAAAAGCATCAACTTCTGTGAAACGAGAAGACATAAGAGCATGTTTGATTGAAAAGGTCATTCCAGTAATTCATGAAAGATGGCCAGTTGAAGATCGGGGGAAGACTATTTTCATCCAACAAGACAACGCAAGGACACATGTCCAGTGTGGTGATAAAGAGTTTAAAGAGGCTGCCTGCAAAAATGGGTTTGATATACGTTTGATGTGTCAACCAGCAAATTCACCGGATCTAAACATTTTAGATCTCGGATATTTCAGTGCAATCCAATCATTACAGCACGAGACATGTCCCAGAACCGTAGCAGATCTTGTTCATGTCGTGGAAGAATCATTCGAAGAGTACGCTGCTGAAAaggttaattatatttttttgacccTTCAATCGTGCATGAAAGAGATCATGAAAACTGGAGGAGACAACAAATATAAAATCCCGCACATGAAGAAAGCTACACTTGATAGAGAGAATCGTCTTCCTCTTCAAATAAGTTGTGATGTCTCCTTGGTTCAAAGCGTAATGGCTACATTAGCATCttcataattttagttttaagatTGTTGAACTCATCGTTagaacttatttatttttcagattttttatttctcattttgttttgtttttatgagTTTACTATCTtgaagtaatttttattttaaaattattgagtATTATATTGTGTCTATATGATCAAATAGATCTTAAGGTCATTTGatctaaacaattttaaaaaaattgaatggaacaaagaaaataagaaaaatagaaacgTGAAACTATATTTCACATCtttattatgataaaataacTTGCAATACAAGAAGACATTATTTGATCTTAAAAAGAATGTGGAAGATAAATCTTCAACATTTCAAGTAAAGCTTCTTCAATTGCTTTGTCAGGGTGAAGCTCTCCTTCATCATAAAAGAACaatttattcaaatcaaaatcacGATTGACACGAAAACAAACTCTGTCAACTGGtaaatcatctttttctttGCTCTCCTCGTTCtccattttaaattgataagttatACATATTGAAagagacaaagaagaagatgtcGTAATATATAGTGGGTGGTATAGTTAATTTTAGTTTATCACTAGTATTACTTTTTCATTGCTtggaaatataaatatatttctcgTAATACACAACAAAAAAGTCAGCAGTTTGAACTTTTGACTAGAATCTGATGTTAATAATTGTAAGGGTAGAAATAGTCTTTTGTTGTCAGTTTATGCATAGAATTTCGTAAGCGTCATATAttctgacacaaaaaaaaagttgtagaaCGTCACTTATATccgaacggagggagtaatagagattttaaaaaacgtgcatcattaaaatgttacctaaaacatgtagcactaatatataacatacatcaataaaagtaaaatttgactcatacaattgtacggatattattttcagttgattaaatttaaaaataattattt
This genomic stretch from Brassica napus cultivar Da-Ae chromosome C9, Da-Ae, whole genome shotgun sequence harbors:
- the LOC106383382 gene encoding uncharacterized protein LOC106383382, translated to MEKYYLVPDEEVPHRTCQSKNYIEKVMFLAAMARPRFDEEGNETFSGKIGVFPFVTMQPAKRRSKNRDAGTVELKASTSVKREDIRACLIEKVIPVIHERWPVEDRGKTIFIQQDNARTHVQCGDKEFKEAACKNGFDIRLMCQPANSPDLNILDLGYFSAIQSLQHETCPRTVADLVHVVEESFEEYAAEKVNYIFLTLQSCMKEIMKTGGDNKYKIPHMKKATLDRENRLPLQISCDVSLVQSVMATLASS